In Bdellovibrionota bacterium, the genomic window CGCAGGGAGAGCGCTAAAATCGCAATCCGGTCCCCCATGGCATAGGGGAAAATGATCGCCAAGGCCTCAAGCGCGAAAGAAAATGCGAGCGCTTGATACGTGGCTTCGGCTTTCTTCCCGGAAAAGGCGTATGCGATTCCTCCGGCGCCGATTCCCAGAAGGACGGCCACTAAAATCAAGCCGAACGTGTAGACCGACCCTCCCAAAACGGGGGAAAGCATTCGGTACCACACGATCTCCATAAAAAAGAAGACAAACCCTGAAACCGCGGCGGCAAACCATACGATCGAAGAGGAACGAGCCGCCGTTTCGTCAGAAGGTTCTCTTGGAGGGGTGGCAAAACAGGGGGCGAGCCGATAGGCCACACCCGCCAACGTCGCATTGATCAGACAGGCCGCCCAGAGGGTGTGCAAATGTCCGAAATGCTCTATGCAATAGAAGACGGCCAACAGCACTCCGGTTACGGCTCCTAAAGTGTTTACCCCGTAAAGCAACGCGCAATCCGTGCGAGCGAAGTCTTCGGTTTTCCCTATGGCTCGGACCGCGGCGGGAAGGGTCCCCCCCATATAGAATGTGGGCAAGCAAAGAGCGATGAAGGTTAGGAAAAGTCGAACCGCGGTGGCCAAGAATTCTCCCAAACTGCTGGAACCGCCGACGGATACATAAATTTGGTCAACCCCCAAGAGGAAAATGGGAGTCAGTGCCGCCGACAGCGTTACAAAAAACTCCCACTTCGCATACAAGAAGAGTGGTTGCGGATGGTGATCGACTCGTCGGCCCAGAACAAAGCTTCCAATCCCCACACCTCCCATAAAAATGGAGAGCACTGCGGCGTTCGCCAGTGTGGACATTCCGAAAATGAGGCGGAACTCCCGCATCCAGACCGTTTGATAGATCAAAGCCGACATTCCGCTTCCAAAAAGAAGGAGGGAAACTTGAAGAACGCGGGGAACGGACATGAAAATGAACGAGCCTCTTCTTACCCGCTGGAATACTTCGACCAGGAGACAAAATAAGGCCCTTCGCCTTCGGGGAGACGGTACGATCCCGCAGTCACAGGATCATCTTCGTAGGGAAGGATGGCGATTCCCTGGACGAAGGATCTCTGTGCACTGGTGCCTTTGGTGACTGCGGTAATTTCAAATACCGCATAGCTGTTGAAGCCATCGCTTGCGTCCTCTTTGCGTGCAAGCATCACCTGCGTTTGTTCAAAAGTGGATCCCATGAAATTACACACCACATTCTTTGTGACGACATC contains:
- a CDS encoding spermidine synthase — encoded protein: MSVPRVLQVSLLLFGSGMSALIYQTVWMREFRLIFGMSTLANAAVLSIFMGGVGIGSFVLGRRVDHHPQPLFLYAKWEFFVTLSAALTPIFLLGVDQIYVSVGGSSSLGEFLATAVRLFLTFIALCLPTFYMGGTLPAAVRAIGKTEDFARTDCALLYGVNTLGAVTGVLLAVFYCIEHFGHLHTLWAACLINATLAGVAYRLAPCFATPPREPSDETAARSSSIVWFAAAVSGFVFFFMEIVWYRMLSPVLGGSVYTFGLILVAVLLGIGAGGIAYAFSGKKAEATYQALAFSFALEALAIIFPYAMGDRIAILALSLRQSAAESFLFTSLGWLAIALLVVFPTAFVAGIQFPLIVSLGRKDVGRIGRQVGQVYAWNTGGAIAGAIVGGFGALPLLMAKGAWNACAIFLIVCAIGIGARSIQEAGFRRKTVGLAALIGFTIVLFFSNGPTAMWRHTGIGAGTTQLMSKKKNDITRVIRAENRSILWEVEGREASLARREDTFIVNGKVDGGILGDAGTQIMAGLIGALLNPKAKHALVIGLGTGSSAGWLGEVPSLESVD